A genomic window from Silene latifolia isolate original U9 population chromosome Y, ASM4854445v1, whole genome shotgun sequence includes:
- the LOC141633240 gene encoding ubiquitin-conjugating enzyme E2 variant 1D-like, protein MAPGGSSVVVPRNFRLLEELERGERGIGDGSVSYGMDDNDDIYMRSWTGTIIGPHNGVHDGRIYQLKLFCDKDYPEKPPSVRFHTRVNLTCVNPETGMVEPKKFGMLANWQREYTMEDILTQLRKEMASPQNRKLAQPPEGTYF, encoded by the exons ATGGCTCCGGGAGGATCTAGCGTCGTTG TTCCCAGAAACTTCAGATTACTGGAGGAGCTTGAGCGTGGTGAGAGAGGAATTGGAGATGGCAGTGTCAGTTATGGAAtggatgataatgatgatatttaCATGCGCTCTTGGACAGGCACCATCATTGGCCCACACAAT GGTGTACACGATGGTCGCATTTATCAACTGAAGCTCTTCTGTGACAAAGATTATCCAGAGAAACCGCCCAGTGTCCGTTTCCACACTCGAGTCAACTTGACTTGTGTGAACCCTGAGACTGgaatg GTTGAACCTAAAAAGTTCGGAATGCTTGCAAATTGGCAGAGGGAGTACACTATGGAGGATATTCTGACCCAGCTCAGGAAAGAAATGGCTTCACCACAGAATCGTAAGCTTGCGCAACCTCCTGAAGGGACCTATTTTTAG